The window CCATCCTGCTTGGTCAGGGAAGTACTGACCCGGACGAAGTCTTCACCGCTGCGCACAAACACCGTCGCAACGCCCGCGGTCATTTGCTTGAACTCGTCCACTTCCTTGAAGTTGTTGTTCAACACTTCGCTGCCCAGGTGCAGACCCGGGGTCTGGGTGCCGGCCACGGCCACCGGCTCGTCCGGATGCACGCTCAGGCCTGCGCTGAAGCGCTTCTCGAACAGGCCGGCCAGACGTTGGGTGCTTTCACGCAACGTGCCGTGAAAGGTACTCAACTGATCGGCCAGCAACCGGGCTTCACTGGCCAGGTGTTCTTCGCGGGTGGCGAGGTTGGCGGAGTCCAGCGAACGCAGGGCGAACACGGTACTGCCAGTGATGACAATCGCCAGTATCACGGCAAGCGCAAGACCAAGCTGTGAGGCGATCCGGGCACGAGGTTGAGACATGACAGCTCCTGGCCGAGTGACCGGATCATCCTGATCACGATGCGCACTCGGCAAAAATTCAAATGGGAATTGCGACGAACCTGCACGAAGGTTCCACCTGCAGATTTTCGGCGGCAAATCTGAATACTTGAGTAATTAGCGGGGATATGGCGCAAGGCCTCTATTGCAGAGGCTCTAACGATTCAGCTCAAGCGCTCGACAGCCGGTAAATCCATGGTCCGGACCTCGCCTTGCAGGAAATCGCTGAGGCGGCGCAAACGTTCACCTCCCGGGCGGGTTTTCGGCCAGACGAGGTAATAATTCTCTCCGCTGGCGACAGCCGTCGGCCACGGCAAACTCAGGCGACCTTGAGCGACATCCTCCGCCACCATCAGCAAATCGCCCATGGACACGCCATAGCCCCGGGCAGCGGCAATCATGCCCAGCTCCAGCGTGTCGAACACCTGGCCCCCCTTGAGCGACACCTGATCGGCCAGCCCCATACGCGCCAGCCATGTTCGCCAGTCACGGCGGTCCGGTGTCGGGTGCAGCAGTTCGGTGCTCGCCAGACGCGCCACATCCCACGGCTGATCCTTCAGCAGATTTGGCGCGCCCACTGGAATCAGCTCCTCTGGAAACAACAGCGTCGCTTCCCAATCCGGCGGGAAATGGCCGTTGCTGAGGATGACGGCGCAGTCGAAGGGTTCGTGGTTGAAGTCCACGGTATCGATGTCCATCCAGGCGCTGGTCAATTGCACTTCGTTGCCCGGTTGCAAGTGCCGGAAGCGGCTGAGGCGCGCCAACAGCCAGCGCATGGTCAACGTCGACGGGGCTTTCATGCGCAGGATGTCGTCTTCGGCGCGCAAGGTATTGCAGGCGCGTTCGAGCGCGGTAAAACCTTCACGAATGCCGGGCAGGATCAGCCGCGCTGACTCGGTCAGTTGCAGGTTGCGCCCGCTGCGGTGGAACAGTCGGCAGGCAAAATGCTCTTCGAGCGTACGAATGTGTCGACTGACCGCGCTCTGGGTGATCGACAATTCTTCAGCGGCGCGGGTAAACGAGCTATGCCGCGCCGCCGCTTCGAATGCGCGCAGGGCATACAAGGGAGGAAGACGACGGGACATTCGCAAAGCTCCTATAGCGCGGTCACGCCACGTTAGCAGAAACTTGTCAGCATGAGTTTGACTCATGCTACCCATCCTTTTTATCCCTTTGTGAAAAGCCCGCAGAGCGCCGAGAATCGGCTCTCTTCTGTTTACACTGAA is drawn from Pseudomonas sp. 31-12 and contains these coding sequences:
- a CDS encoding LysR substrate-binding domain-containing protein, coding for MSRRLPPLYALRAFEAAARHSSFTRAAEELSITQSAVSRHIRTLEEHFACRLFHRSGRNLQLTESARLILPGIREGFTALERACNTLRAEDDILRMKAPSTLTMRWLLARLSRFRHLQPGNEVQLTSAWMDIDTVDFNHEPFDCAVILSNGHFPPDWEATLLFPEELIPVGAPNLLKDQPWDVARLASTELLHPTPDRRDWRTWLARMGLADQVSLKGGQVFDTLELGMIAAARGYGVSMGDLLMVAEDVAQGRLSLPWPTAVASGENYYLVWPKTRPGGERLRRLSDFLQGEVRTMDLPAVERLS